One window of the Magnolia sinica isolate HGM2019 chromosome 19, MsV1, whole genome shotgun sequence genome contains the following:
- the LOC131235455 gene encoding protein SMALL AUXIN UP-REGULATED RNA 51-like — protein sequence MLHLSHSPPSLYNASAVNALRGGFFQRGFMIPTQFLNLSIFDTLLKKVEEEFGFQTCGGLVLPCEVGFFKGVLKILEKDEQRFHGVELEEVFKTFSKVKKGLHKPMSKGCKYGGSWL from the exons atgctccatctctctcattctcctccctctctctacaATGCATCAGCCGTGAATGCCCTGCGAGGTGGGTTTTTTCAAAGGGGGTTCATGATCCCGACCCAGTTCCTTAACCTCTCGATTTTCGACACCCTCCTCAAGAAAGTGGAAGAGGAGTTCGGATTCCAAACGTGCGGTGGCCTGGTTTTGCCCTGCGAGGTGGGTTTTTTCAAAGGGGTTTTGAAGATTCTCGAGAAGGACGAGCAGAGATTCCATGGAGTAGAACTGGAAGAGGTTTTTAAGACTTTTTCCAAG GTAAAGAAGGGCCTACATAAGCCCATGAGCAAGGGCTGTAAATATGGAGGCAGCTGGCTATGA